In one Chryseobacterium camelliae genomic region, the following are encoded:
- the pepE gene encoding dipeptidase PepE, protein MNIILASTSTLFGGEYLEYLREELIQLYNGIDEILFIPFARPSGISHDEYTAKARSFFETININVKGLHEFENKTEALNNAKGYFTGGGNTFLLVKTLHEESLMTVLKQNVENGKPYLGCSAGSNIGGLNMKTTNDMPIVYPSSFECMGLVPFNLNPHYLDPNPDLKHNGETRETRIKEFLTQNDVKVVGLREGNWIRRIGNQITVEGKELTRIFEKDKEPYEIKAGSEL, encoded by the coding sequence ATGAACATCATATTGGCTTCAACTTCCACGCTTTTTGGCGGGGAATACCTGGAATATTTAAGAGAAGAATTAATTCAGCTATACAACGGAATAGATGAGATACTATTCATTCCTTTTGCAAGACCAAGCGGAATTTCTCATGATGAGTACACCGCAAAAGCACGTTCTTTCTTTGAAACCATCAATATAAATGTAAAAGGACTTCACGAATTTGAAAATAAAACTGAAGCATTGAATAATGCAAAAGGATATTTTACAGGAGGCGGGAATACTTTTTTGCTGGTAAAAACACTACACGAAGAAAGTTTGATGACTGTTTTAAAACAGAATGTTGAAAATGGAAAACCTTATTTGGGATGCAGCGCAGGAAGCAACATCGGAGGATTGAATATGAAAACGACGAACGATATGCCGATTGTTTATCCGTCAAGTTTTGAGTGTATGGGGTTGGTTCCGTTTAATTTAAATCCACATTATTTGGACCCGAATCCGGATTTGAAGCACAATGGAGAAACAAGGGAAACAAGAATCAAAGAATTTTTAACACAAAATGATGTGAAAGTTGTGGGACTTCGTGAAGGAAACTGGATCAGAAGAATTGGCAATCAAATAACCGTTGAAGGGAAAGAATTAACAAGAATTTTTGAAAAAGATAAAGAGCCTTACGAGATAAAAGCAGGTTCTGAACTGTAA
- a CDS encoding peptidase M61 has protein sequence MKKIALSLGILAAFMANAQSIKTTIDLVNVKNDKIAVTMEFPKMKSGDIKFHFPKTVPGTYSVDDYGRFVEGIKFFDNKGKEITSTKVNDNTYSLKNAQNLNKVTYLVNDSFDDEMNTSKHKAVFSPSGTDIEEGKIYMINTHGFVGYIENMQDVPYQLIIQKPTDFYGTTALVDQDKSESTDTFTLANYAKVTDSPLMYTKPDYITFNAGGMDLVLGVYSPTGKYKAADFKENLEKMVVAQKKFLGDMNTNKKYAIMLYLSGGDGPQIKGFGALEHHESTSVVLPEMMPKEAIDKTITDVVSHEFFHTVNPLKTHSEEIHYFDYADPKMSQHLWMYEGGTEYFANLFQIQEGLITKNEFLQRIAEKITNSKNYNDTMPFTVMSKNVLLDEYKDQYRNVYEKGALLAMCLDIELRKLSNGEMGYRDIIRKLSQRFGENKPFKDDQLIDELVTITGYPQVKDFYNKYIAGSQPTPYEQYLNMVGVEIKKQETPPMFWFIKDPNQTGYNDKNNTFVFDESSALSPFAKSIGFKITDEIVALDGKTINIQNVQAFIDYSKTIKEGQNVTVTILRNNNKMELKGKAILDKMTMESLQFKANATAEEQKLQNQWLTGKK, from the coding sequence ATGAAAAAAATTGCACTCAGTTTAGGTATTTTAGCCGCTTTTATGGCGAATGCCCAGTCTATTAAGACGACCATTGATCTTGTCAATGTAAAGAATGATAAAATTGCCGTAACCATGGAGTTCCCGAAAATGAAATCGGGAGATATAAAATTCCATTTTCCTAAAACCGTTCCCGGAACCTATTCTGTGGATGATTACGGAAGATTTGTAGAAGGAATCAAATTTTTTGATAACAAAGGAAAAGAAATCACATCTACAAAAGTAAATGACAATACCTATTCACTTAAAAATGCCCAGAATTTAAATAAGGTTACATATCTGGTGAACGACAGCTTTGATGATGAAATGAATACTTCAAAGCATAAAGCCGTATTTTCCCCTTCCGGAACAGATATTGAGGAAGGAAAAATCTACATGATTAACACTCATGGTTTTGTTGGATATATTGAGAATATGCAGGATGTACCTTATCAGCTGATCATTCAGAAGCCAACAGATTTCTATGGAACAACTGCTTTGGTAGATCAGGATAAATCTGAATCTACAGATACCTTTACACTGGCAAATTATGCAAAGGTAACCGACTCTCCGTTAATGTACACCAAGCCAGATTACATCACCTTCAATGCAGGAGGAATGGATCTTGTGTTGGGAGTTTATTCTCCCACAGGAAAATATAAGGCGGCAGATTTTAAAGAGAATTTGGAAAAAATGGTCGTTGCCCAGAAGAAATTTCTGGGTGATATGAATACCAACAAAAAATATGCGATCATGCTGTATCTTTCAGGAGGAGACGGTCCGCAAATCAAAGGTTTCGGAGCGTTGGAGCACCATGAGTCCACCAGTGTAGTTTTACCGGAAATGATGCCTAAAGAAGCAATTGATAAAACCATTACAGATGTGGTTTCCCACGAATTTTTCCATACGGTAAACCCATTAAAAACTCATTCTGAAGAAATTCACTACTTCGATTATGCAGATCCTAAAATGTCTCAGCATTTATGGATGTATGAAGGCGGAACGGAGTATTTTGCCAATTTATTCCAGATCCAGGAAGGATTAATTACTAAAAATGAATTCCTTCAGAGAATCGCTGAGAAAATTACCAATTCTAAGAATTACAATGACACAATGCCTTTTACGGTAATGAGTAAAAACGTTCTTCTGGACGAATATAAAGACCAGTACAGAAATGTTTACGAAAAAGGGGCACTTCTAGCAATGTGTCTTGACATTGAATTAAGAAAATTATCCAACGGTGAAATGGGCTATCGTGATATAATCCGCAAACTTTCTCAAAGATTCGGAGAAAATAAACCGTTTAAAGATGATCAACTCATTGACGAATTAGTCACTATTACCGGCTATCCTCAGGTAAAAGATTTCTACAACAAATATATTGCGGGAAGCCAGCCCACTCCATACGAACAATACCTGAATATGGTAGGCGTAGAAATAAAAAAACAGGAAACTCCCCCTATGTTCTGGTTTATCAAAGATCCGAACCAGACAGGGTATAATGACAAGAACAATACATTTGTATTTGACGAGAGTTCAGCATTATCACCATTTGCAAAAAGTATAGGTTTCAAAATCACGGACGAAATTGTTGCATTAGACGGAAAAACCATCAATATCCAGAATGTACAGGCATTTATTGATTATTCCAAAACCATCAAAGAAGGGCAAAACGTTACCGTTACCATTTTGAGAAACAATAATAAAATGGAGCTGAAAGGAAAAGCAATTCTTGATAAAATGACAATGGAAAGTCTTCAGTTTAAAGCCAATGCGACAGCAGAAGAACAAAAACTGCAAAACCAATGGTTAACCGGTAAAAAATAA
- a CDS encoding M1 family metallopeptidase produces the protein MKKISCTLLFASGLVFGQFFEKGKTFTKQDTLKGSNTEFRNFWDVKKYDLSVEPDFTQKSIKGNNTISFEIVKDVTNPTFQIDLQLPMKADKVTGNFSISEYKQDGDFIWVKTKKSFKKGEKYTIDVTYSGNPTIAKHAPWDGGWVFANDEKGNPWMSVADEGIGASIWLPTKDIWSDEPDNGIVMKIITPKDLVGIGNGRLIDKKTSGDKATYTWEIKNPINAYSIIPNIGKYVNFKDTYNGEKGKLDLDYWVLDYNLDKAKKQFQQVKPMLSAFEYWFGAYPFYEDSYKLVDSPYLGMEHQSNVAYGNQYLNGYLGQDLSGTGVGLNWDYIIIHESGHEWFANNITAKDQADMWVHEGFTMYSEVLFTEKYMDKKSADLYAVGIRSSIENDIPIIGKYGVRNEGSGDMYYKGASMLQTIRQVIGNDEKFRQILRGLNKDFYHKTVTTEEVENYISKKAGIDFSSVFNQYLRTTKIPTLEYSQNGNALKFRYTNAVKNLKLPIKIEGEQTINPTEEWQTVKLKNSNAVEFNNAYYINYTKV, from the coding sequence ATGAAAAAAATTTCGTGTACACTTTTATTTGCTTCGGGACTTGTTTTTGGGCAATTCTTTGAAAAAGGTAAAACATTTACAAAACAGGATACTTTAAAAGGCTCAAATACCGAATTCCGAAACTTTTGGGATGTAAAAAAATACGATTTATCCGTTGAACCCGACTTTACGCAAAAAAGCATTAAAGGGAATAATACCATCAGCTTTGAAATCGTGAAAGACGTTACCAATCCGACTTTTCAGATTGATTTACAGCTGCCCATGAAAGCTGATAAAGTAACAGGAAATTTCTCTATTTCAGAATATAAACAGGATGGTGATTTTATCTGGGTTAAAACTAAAAAAAGCTTTAAAAAGGGCGAAAAATATACGATTGATGTAACGTATTCAGGAAATCCTACCATTGCCAAACATGCACCTTGGGACGGAGGCTGGGTTTTTGCGAATGATGAAAAAGGAAATCCATGGATGAGTGTTGCCGATGAAGGAATCGGTGCTTCGATCTGGTTGCCTACAAAAGATATCTGGAGCGATGAACCGGATAACGGGATCGTCATGAAGATCATTACTCCAAAAGATTTGGTGGGTATCGGAAACGGAAGACTGATTGATAAAAAGACATCCGGGGATAAAGCAACGTATACATGGGAAATCAAAAATCCAATCAACGCTTATTCCATTATTCCGAATATTGGGAAGTATGTGAATTTTAAGGATACTTATAATGGAGAGAAAGGGAAACTTGATCTTGATTACTGGGTATTAGATTATAATTTAGATAAAGCTAAAAAACAGTTCCAACAGGTAAAACCGATGCTTTCTGCATTTGAATACTGGTTTGGAGCGTACCCTTTTTATGAAGATTCTTACAAATTGGTAGATTCTCCTTATCTGGGAATGGAACATCAAAGTAATGTAGCTTATGGAAATCAATATCTGAACGGATATTTAGGACAGGATCTTTCCGGAACGGGAGTCGGTCTCAACTGGGATTACATCATCATTCATGAAAGTGGTCACGAATGGTTTGCCAACAATATTACGGCAAAAGATCAGGCAGATATGTGGGTTCATGAAGGTTTCACTATGTATTCGGAGGTACTTTTTACCGAAAAATATATGGATAAAAAATCGGCGGATCTGTATGCGGTAGGAATTAGAAGCAGCATAGAAAATGATATTCCGATTATCGGAAAATATGGAGTAAGAAACGAAGGAAGCGGAGATATGTACTATAAAGGAGCAAGTATGCTTCAAACGATCCGCCAGGTGATTGGTAATGATGAGAAATTCAGACAGATTTTAAGAGGTTTAAATAAAGATTTTTATCATAAGACCGTAACTACTGAAGAGGTTGAAAACTATATTTCAAAAAAAGCAGGAATTGATTTTTCGAGTGTATTCAATCAATATTTAAGAACAACAAAAATTCCAACGCTGGAATATTCCCAAAACGGAAATGCTTTAAAATTCCGCTATACCAATGCTGTTAAAAACTTAAAGCTTCCTATAAAAATTGAAGGTGAACAAACTATTAATCCGACAGAAGAATGGCAGACCGTAAAACTAAAGAACAGCAATGCTGTAGAGTTTAACAATGCTTATTATATTAACTATACGAAAGTCTGA
- the tatC gene encoding twin-arginine translocase subunit TatC, translating to MSDANDMSFLGHIGELRGHLIRSIIAIIIAAFVVGFNINWIMDHIFFGPTRNDFPTFELVNHFSRMLLGEDSIHLPKDFPVRASKLYQQFNVMMAVSIFGGIVAAFPYIVWELWRFISPALHPKERKNSIFIINSVWILFMTGVLCGYFLILPFAVNFGVIFKISDIIVPLYDLSDYTTLFLQVVLGMGVIFLFPILIYFLTSIGILTPMFMKTYRRHAIVLIMVVAAIITPADVLSMLMAAFPLLLLYEFSIVMCSYTYKKIQKREGNLPAVQN from the coding sequence GTGAGTGATGCTAATGACATGTCCTTTCTTGGACATATTGGAGAATTAAGAGGTCACCTGATCCGCTCGATTATTGCTATTATCATTGCGGCTTTTGTTGTCGGCTTTAACATCAACTGGATTATGGATCATATCTTTTTTGGTCCTACCAGAAATGATTTTCCGACTTTTGAACTTGTAAATCACTTTTCCAGAATGCTTTTGGGTGAAGACAGTATTCATCTTCCGAAGGATTTTCCTGTTCGTGCCAGTAAACTTTACCAGCAGTTTAACGTCATGATGGCGGTTTCCATTTTTGGAGGAATTGTTGCTGCATTTCCTTATATTGTATGGGAACTTTGGCGATTTATCAGTCCGGCTTTACATCCGAAAGAAAGAAAAAATTCGATTTTCATTATCAATTCTGTCTGGATTCTGTTTATGACAGGAGTGTTATGCGGATATTTTTTAATTCTTCCTTTTGCGGTTAATTTCGGGGTTATTTTCAAGATTTCGGACATTATTGTTCCGCTTTATGATCTGAGTGATTACACCACCTTATTTTTACAGGTTGTGTTGGGAATGGGTGTGATTTTCCTGTTTCCGATCCTTATTTATTTCCTTACATCAATTGGAATTTTAACACCAATGTTTATGAAGACTTATCGTCGTCATGCTATTGTTTTAATTATGGTGGTAGCCGCAATTATTACTCCTGCCGATGTTTTAAGTATGCTGATGGCTGCATTTCCGTTATTACTATTGTATGAATTCAGTATTGTGATGTGTTCTTACACTTATAAAAAAATTCAGAAACGTGAAGGTAATCTTCCGGCAGTACAAAATTAA
- a CDS encoding KpsF/GutQ family sugar-phosphate isomerase — translation MEKANIISIAKTTLEIEISELEKLKNRLDEDFVKAVEIIHSAQGKLIVVGIGKSAHVGNKIVATLNSTGTPSQFLHASEAIHGDLGVIQKQDVVLCISQSGNSPEIVNLVPYLKDYSSALIGMTGNKSSKLAEFSEIILNTHVDMEACPNKLAPTSSTTLQMALGDALAVSLMEINDFKANDFAKFHPGGSLGKNLISKVNDFLSSQKPQVTENDTIKDVIISISSSRHGITVVTNENEIIGVITDGDLRRMLMKGDDISKVFAKDIMSAHPKTIEKTALAKDAMKILKENNIGQLIVTENGKYFGIIDLHKLLDEGIN, via the coding sequence ATGGAAAAAGCCAATATCATTTCGATAGCAAAAACTACTTTAGAAATAGAAATTTCAGAGCTTGAAAAACTAAAAAACAGACTTGACGAAGATTTTGTAAAAGCGGTGGAAATCATTCATTCCGCACAAGGAAAATTAATTGTAGTAGGAATCGGAAAATCTGCACATGTTGGAAACAAAATTGTTGCCACCCTGAACTCTACAGGAACTCCTTCTCAGTTTCTTCATGCCTCAGAAGCCATTCACGGAGATTTAGGGGTGATTCAGAAGCAGGATGTTGTTTTGTGTATTTCCCAATCCGGGAATTCACCGGAAATTGTGAATCTTGTTCCTTATTTAAAAGATTATTCTTCTGCATTAATCGGAATGACCGGAAATAAAAGCAGTAAACTGGCAGAATTCTCCGAAATTATTTTAAATACTCATGTAGATATGGAAGCATGCCCGAACAAGCTGGCTCCTACAAGCTCTACTACATTACAAATGGCTCTTGGAGACGCTTTAGCCGTTTCTTTAATGGAAATCAATGATTTCAAAGCGAATGATTTTGCCAAATTCCATCCGGGAGGAAGCCTTGGTAAAAACCTGATTTCGAAAGTTAATGATTTCCTTTCTTCACAAAAACCACAGGTTACGGAAAATGATACGATTAAGGATGTGATCATTTCTATCAGCAGCTCCAGACACGGAATCACTGTGGTCACCAACGAAAATGAAATTATCGGAGTGATTACCGACGGAGATTTGAGAAGAATGCTGATGAAGGGTGACGATATTTCTAAAGTATTCGCCAAAGATATTATGTCTGCTCATCCGAAAACGATTGAAAAAACTGCTTTGGCAAAAGATGCCATGAAGATTTTAAAAGAAAATAATATCGGACAGCTTATTGTAACGGAAAACGGAAAGTATTTCGGAATTATAGATTTGCATAAATTGTTGGATGAGGGAATTAACTAA
- the recQ gene encoding DNA helicase RecQ, translating into MSAKKANLSGELKKYFGFSTFKGQQEHIIENLLGGKDIFVLMPTGGGKSLCYQLPALISEGTAIVVSPLIALMKNQVDAVNGLSSDDGVAHVLNSSLNKTQTKQVFDDIKSGKTKLLYVAPESLIKDDYLDFLKEVKISFFAIDEAHCISEWGHDFRPEYRNLKSIIDKIADVPVIALTATATPKVQDDIQKTLGMSNALVFKESFNRPNLYYEVQPKVNVDKEIVKFINQHKGKSGIVYCLSRRKVEEFAQLLQVNGINALPYHAGLDQKIRVANQDKFLMEEVDVIVATIAFGMGIDKPDVRFVIHYDIPKSLESYYQETGRAGRDGGEGHCLAFYDPKDIEKLEKFLAQKPVSEREIGLQLLNEVVGYAETSMSRRQYILYYFGENFDPINGDGAKMCDNSSNPPKLKDATDDLKKVLELIQETGEKFKAKDLISIIAGKETAVTKSYKLEQTSYFGFGKEETDNHWKTILRQATVQNFLQKDIETYGVLKIAEKGKLVLKGKLEHSFLIAEDREFDLTQAKAESDQIQQQSGGGLDQNLFTLLKDLRKKVAKKHGIPPYTVFMDPSLEDMTVQYPITVEEIMKIYGVGEGKAKKYGKEFADFISKYVEDNNIERTQDMVLKQVANKSSHKVFIIQSTDKKIDLEDIARAKNLSMDELLKEMERIVYQGTKLNIDYYIEDNFDEDIVDGFMEFMNESESDSMKVLLDEFGDELSDEEVRMLRIKFISDVAN; encoded by the coding sequence ATGAGCGCAAAAAAAGCCAATTTATCAGGCGAATTGAAAAAATATTTCGGGTTTTCTACTTTTAAAGGTCAGCAAGAACATATTATAGAAAACCTGTTAGGAGGAAAGGATATATTTGTTTTGATGCCTACAGGAGGGGGAAAATCCTTATGTTATCAGTTACCTGCTCTTATTTCGGAAGGTACTGCCATAGTAGTTTCGCCTTTAATAGCGTTAATGAAAAACCAGGTAGATGCAGTAAACGGACTGTCATCTGACGATGGAGTAGCACATGTTTTAAATTCATCTTTAAATAAAACCCAGACCAAACAGGTCTTTGATGATATTAAAAGCGGTAAGACCAAACTTTTGTATGTGGCTCCGGAATCTTTAATTAAAGATGATTATTTAGACTTTTTGAAAGAAGTGAAAATTTCTTTCTTTGCGATTGACGAGGCACATTGTATTTCAGAATGGGGACACGATTTCAGACCGGAATACAGGAATTTGAAATCAATTATCGATAAAATTGCAGATGTACCTGTGATTGCTCTAACTGCTACAGCAACACCTAAAGTTCAGGATGATATCCAGAAAACTTTAGGGATGAGCAATGCTTTGGTTTTTAAAGAAAGTTTCAACAGACCGAATCTTTATTACGAAGTACAGCCAAAAGTAAATGTAGATAAGGAAATCGTAAAATTCATCAATCAACATAAAGGAAAGTCCGGAATTGTTTATTGTTTAAGCCGTAGAAAAGTTGAAGAATTTGCTCAGCTTTTACAGGTGAACGGGATCAATGCTCTGCCTTATCATGCCGGTCTCGATCAAAAGATCAGAGTGGCCAATCAGGATAAATTCCTGATGGAAGAAGTAGATGTAATTGTTGCTACCATTGCATTCGGAATGGGTATTGATAAACCGGATGTTCGTTTTGTGATCCACTACGATATTCCGAAGTCTTTGGAAAGTTATTATCAGGAAACCGGACGTGCCGGAAGAGATGGAGGAGAAGGGCATTGTTTAGCGTTTTATGATCCTAAAGACATTGAAAAACTAGAGAAATTTCTGGCTCAAAAGCCTGTTTCTGAAAGAGAAATCGGGTTACAGCTTTTAAATGAGGTGGTAGGGTATGCCGAAACTTCAATGAGCAGAAGACAATATATACTGTATTATTTTGGTGAAAATTTCGATCCGATTAATGGTGACGGAGCCAAAATGTGCGATAATTCATCCAATCCGCCAAAGCTGAAGGACGCTACCGATGATTTGAAGAAAGTATTGGAACTTATCCAAGAGACCGGAGAAAAATTCAAAGCAAAAGATTTGATTTCTATCATTGCAGGAAAAGAAACTGCGGTAACGAAGTCTTATAAGCTGGAGCAGACTTCTTATTTCGGTTTTGGAAAAGAGGAAACGGATAATCACTGGAAAACTATTCTAAGACAGGCAACTGTTCAGAATTTCCTGCAGAAAGATATTGAAACCTATGGCGTTTTAAAGATTGCGGAAAAAGGTAAATTAGTGTTGAAGGGTAAATTAGAACATTCCTTCTTAATTGCGGAAGACAGAGAATTTGATTTAACTCAGGCTAAAGCAGAAAGTGATCAGATCCAGCAGCAATCCGGAGGCGGATTAGACCAAAACTTATTCACTTTATTAAAGGATCTAAGGAAAAAAGTTGCCAAAAAACACGGAATCCCGCCTTATACGGTGTTTATGGATCCGAGTTTGGAAGATATGACGGTTCAGTATCCGATTACCGTTGAAGAGATCATGAAAATTTATGGAGTTGGTGAAGGAAAAGCTAAAAAATATGGTAAAGAATTCGCAGATTTTATCAGTAAATATGTAGAAGACAATAATATCGAACGTACTCAGGACATGGTACTGAAACAGGTGGCTAACAAATCCAGCCATAAGGTTTTCATTATCCAGAGTACAGATAAAAAAATTGATCTTGAAGACATCGCAAGAGCCAAAAACCTTTCAATGGATGAATTGTTGAAGGAAATGGAACGTATTGTTTATCAAGGAACTAAATTAAATATTGACTATTATATCGAAGACAATTTTGATGAAGATATCGTAGATGGTTTCATGGAATTCATGAATGAATCTGAAAGCGATAGTATGAAAGTCTTGTTGGACGAATTTGGGGATGAACTTTCTGATGAAGAAGTGAGAATGCTCAGAATAAAATTCATCAGCGACGTTGCCAATTAA
- a CDS encoding sensor histidine kinase has protein sequence MKKKSIFSRFNNWFIFSLMTLVVVSIVIASTLVVNYLKKEEVKRVDILVNAIKFQQEATPSLEVQELLLTIYSSNTTIPLIILDNNDQLMEYKNLPKEIQDPKEIIALAKRMEKKYPAIEIKILHGNNQFVYYDNSRILNNLQYFPFLLGLFVLSYFLFSFWFLRTIKKTDEGYLWAGLAKETAHQIGTPLSSMIGWMEIMKLDNPESEGVHEIEKDIERLRTISERFSKIGSVPELNDKNFNETIQENYDYLKTRISKKINFTLHQPTYTILVPHNKILMSWVIENLVKNAVDAMKGQGNLLMTVFERNKNLFVEVKDDGSGMTKQQARNAFKPGYSTKKRGWGLGLSLAKRVVQEYHNGDIKIIQTEVGKGTTFRIAIKKLEEEKG, from the coding sequence GTGAAAAAGAAATCCATATTTTCCAGATTCAACAACTGGTTTATTTTTTCTCTCATGACTTTGGTCGTTGTATCGATCGTTATTGCATCGACGCTGGTAGTCAATTATTTAAAAAAAGAAGAGGTAAAAAGGGTTGATATCCTGGTGAATGCCATAAAATTTCAGCAGGAAGCAACTCCCAGTCTGGAGGTTCAGGAATTACTTCTGACTATTTACAGCTCCAATACAACCATTCCGCTTATTATTTTAGACAATAATGATCAGCTGATGGAATACAAGAATTTGCCAAAGGAAATACAAGATCCGAAAGAAATTATTGCTCTGGCAAAACGAATGGAGAAAAAATATCCGGCTATTGAAATAAAAATTTTACACGGAAATAACCAGTTTGTTTATTATGATAACTCAAGAATTCTTAATAATCTCCAATATTTTCCTTTTTTATTAGGATTGTTTGTGTTGTCTTATTTTTTATTTTCTTTCTGGTTTTTGAGAACGATCAAGAAAACGGATGAAGGATATCTTTGGGCAGGGTTGGCAAAAGAAACGGCGCATCAGATCGGAACGCCTCTTTCCTCAATGATCGGTTGGATGGAGATTATGAAACTCGATAATCCCGAATCTGAAGGGGTACATGAAATTGAAAAAGATATTGAACGTTTAAGAACGATCTCGGAACGATTCTCTAAAATAGGTTCTGTTCCGGAGCTGAATGATAAAAACTTCAATGAAACCATTCAGGAGAATTATGATTATCTGAAAACACGGATTTCCAAAAAAATCAATTTTACATTACATCAACCTACTTACACTATTTTGGTTCCGCATAATAAAATATTGATGAGCTGGGTGATTGAAAATTTAGTAAAAAACGCAGTAGATGCCATGAAAGGGCAGGGTAACTTACTTATGACGGTTTTTGAAAGAAATAAAAATCTTTTTGTAGAAGTAAAAGATGACGGAAGCGGAATGACGAAACAGCAGGCAAGAAATGCTTTTAAACCGGGATATTCTACTAAAAAACGAGGTTGGGGATTGGGATTGTCATTGGCTAAAAGAGTGGTTCAGGAGTATCATAACGGAGATATTAAAATCATCCAGACAGAGGTAGGAAAAGGAACTACTTTTAGAATAGCAATTAAGAAATTGGAAGAGGAAAAAGGTTAA
- the dacB gene encoding D-alanyl-D-alanine carboxypeptidase/D-alanyl-D-alanine-endopeptidase, with translation MKKTFAVLTLSTQIIFAQNISEKLDAATKGLMNSSGAIASGLSFYVSDEDGKLVYEYQGNKGLSTASTQKIFTAAAALETLGKNYTYTTTSSYSGSISGGNLNGNLFVSSNGDPTLGSWRYEAYKPENFKKKLTEAIKNAGITKISGDLIIDDSYFDHQTIPGGWPWDDLGNYYGAGVWSVNWRENQFDVNINGTDFKSFSYPLAGIKWLNDLKAGGSSDQSLVFTAPYSDVALINGTLPAGKTTTVSGSVPNPPLQLGVEIKQWLKESGVDFSGKVITNSQLEIEGKSILASPKNNIILTYQSPTLDKIVYWFLRKSVNMYGETLIKTLGKEKKGDSSFKSGVSYLKEFWKSKGINGNMINFADGSGLSPQNYVSAKAEVQALLYAKKQSWFSAYYDGFPVQDNGLKMKSGTMRDTKSFAGFHTAKDGKKYVFSIIINNYQGSGSTELQKILNVLK, from the coding sequence ATGAAAAAAACATTTGCAGTTCTTACTTTATCAACGCAAATTATTTTTGCTCAAAATATATCAGAGAAACTGGATGCAGCTACAAAAGGTCTGATGAATTCTTCGGGAGCCATCGCTTCCGGTTTATCATTCTATGTATCGGATGAAGATGGAAAGCTTGTTTATGAATATCAGGGAAATAAAGGGCTTTCTACAGCTTCCACCCAGAAAATCTTTACGGCAGCGGCAGCTTTAGAAACGTTAGGGAAAAACTATACCTATACCACAACATCCAGTTACTCAGGAAGCATTTCAGGAGGAAATCTGAATGGAAATCTATTTGTCAGCTCAAACGGAGATCCTACCTTAGGAAGCTGGAGATATGAGGCTTATAAACCTGAAAACTTTAAAAAGAAGTTGACGGAAGCCATAAAAAATGCCGGGATTACAAAAATTTCCGGTGATTTGATTATTGACGATTCCTATTTTGATCATCAAACCATTCCGGGAGGCTGGCCTTGGGACGATTTAGGAAACTATTACGGAGCCGGAGTCTGGAGTGTGAACTGGAGGGAAAATCAATTTGATGTAAATATCAACGGAACAGACTTTAAAAGCTTTTCTTATCCTTTAGCCGGTATAAAATGGCTGAATGATCTGAAAGCAGGAGGAAGTTCCGATCAAAGTCTGGTTTTTACAGCCCCATATTCTGATGTGGCTTTAATTAACGGAACTTTACCTGCAGGAAAAACAACTACGGTTTCGGGGTCAGTACCTAATCCCCCTTTGCAATTAGGAGTAGAAATAAAGCAATGGCTAAAGGAATCGGGAGTAGATTTTTCAGGAAAAGTGATCACCAATTCCCAGCTAGAAATCGAAGGAAAATCAATATTGGCTTCTCCTAAAAATAATATTATTCTTACCTATCAATCGCCAACATTAGATAAGATTGTGTATTGGTTTCTGAGAAAAAGTGTGAATATGTACGGGGAAACTTTGATTAAAACATTAGGTAAGGAAAAAAAAGGGGATTCCAGCTTTAAAAGCGGAGTGTCATATCTGAAAGAATTTTGGAAATCAAAAGGTATTAATGGGAATATGATCAATTTTGCAGATGGAAGCGGACTTTCCCCTCAAAATTATGTTTCAGCAAAAGCTGAAGTCCAGGCCTTGCTGTACGCCAAAAAACAATCCTGGTTTAGCGCTTATTACGATGGTTTTCCGGTTCAGGATAATGGTCTTAAAATGAAAAGCGGAACCATGAGAGATACAAAATCATTTGCAGGTTTTCATACGGCTAAGGATGGAAAAAAATATGTATTTTCGATTATCATCAACAATTATCAGGGAAGCGGAAGTACGGAACTTCAGAAAATCCTGAATGTTTTAAAATAA